One region of Juglans regia cultivar Chandler chromosome 4, Walnut 2.0, whole genome shotgun sequence genomic DNA includes:
- the LOC108979322 gene encoding (3S,6E)-nerolidol synthase 1-like has translation MAASMFTKTFFASINPPTAPNRNQKTANSNPFSLTSLPTAHKRWKNSQDHHDTFTSTPLEYPNYGTKKHDFGGLSVQHSHKLEACRRALRKVGKDDGFECLNMINAIQRLGIDYRFEEDIDAILKGQYAKYIAHGDCGQNLHKVALRFRLLRQRGYYVPADVFNNFKDREGKFDKELDNDINGLMSFFEASQLSIEGEDILDEASSFCEQLLNAWQIRHPDDYQVSVVGNTLGNPYHKSLARFMAKKFFDNLNGTNGLWLNDLHHLAKMDFNMVQSIHQKEIVQMSIWWKDVGLAQELKFARDQPLKWYIVSMACLTDPDLSEERVELTKSISLIYIIDDIFDVHGTLEEVTLFTEAINKWDFAALEQLPEYMKICFTALNDITNQISYKIYQKHGWNPVDSLRKTWASLCNAFLVEAQWFSSGQSPKPEEYLKNAVVSSGVHVVLVHIFFQLGHGITKETVDLVDNVPGIISSPATILRLWDDLGSAMDESQDGHDGSYIDYYMKEHKDSAVKEAREKVVDMISDSWKRLNKECLISPNPFPAKFNEACLNMARMVPLLYSYDDNHGLPSLEEHMKTVLYESVPM, from the exons ATGGCCGCCTCCATGTTCACTAAAACTTTCTTTGCTTCCATCAATCCCCCAACTGCTCCCAACAGAAATCAGAAAACTGCAAATTCAAATCCCTTCAGCCTTACCTCATTGCCAACTGCCCACAAACGTTGGAAAAATTCCCAAGATCATCATGATACATTTACTTCTACTCCTTTAGAATACCCAAACTACGGAACTAAGAAGCATGATTTT GGCGGGCTCAGCGTCCAACATTCCCATAAATTAGAAGCATGTAGGCGTGCACTAAGGAAAGTAGGAAAAGATGATGGTTTCGAATGTTTAAACATGATTAATGCCATCCAACGCCTCGGCATTGATTACCGCTTCGAGGAAGACATTGATGCAATTTTAAAAGGGCAATATGCAAAATACATTGCTCATGGTGATTGCGGTCAGAATCTTCACAAGGTTGCGCTACGCTTTCGACTGTTGAGACAACGAGGTTACTATGTTCCTGCCG ATGTATTTAACAACTTCAAGGACAGGGAGGGAAAGTTTGACAAAGAACTGGATAACGACATAAACGGATTGATGAGTTTCTTTGAAGCTTCACAGCTAAGTATAGAAGGAGAAGACATACTAGATGAAGCTAGCAGCTTTTGCGAGCAGCTTCTGAATGCGTGGCAAATCAGACATCCTGATGACTACCAAGTCAGTGTTGTTGGGAATACTTTAGGGAATCCTTACCACAAAAGTTTGGCAAGGTTCATGGCCAAGAagttttttgataatttgaacgGCACAAATGGATTATGGTTGAATGATTTACACCACCTAGCAAAAATGGATTTCAATATGGTCCAATCCATTCACCAGAAGGAAATTGTTCAAATGTCCAT ATGGTGGAAAGATGTTGGTCTGGCACAAGAACTGAAGTTTGCAAGGGACCAACCGCTCAAATGGTACATAGTTTCCATGGCCTGTCTTACAGACCCAGATCTATCCGAGGAAAGGGTTGAGCTCACAAAATCCATTTCTCTAATCTACATAATAGATGACATTTTCGATGTTCATGGAACGCTTGAGGAAGTCACCCTCTTCACAGAAGCCATCAACAA ATGGGATTTTGCTGCACTTGAGCAATTACCCGAATACATGAAGATATGCTTCACTGCTCTTAATGACATCACTAACCAAATCAGCTACAAGATATATCAAAAACATGGGTGGAATCCCGTAGATTCTTTAAGAAAGACG TGGGCTAGTTTGTGCAACGCTTTTCTGGTAGAGGCTCAATGGTTTTCATCTGGGCAGTCTCCAAAGCCAGAAGAATATCTGAAGAATGCAGTTGTTAGTTCAGGGGTACATGTGGTACTAGttcacattttcttccaattgGGACATGGCATAACAAAGGAAACTGTAGATCTTGTTGACAACGTCCCTGGTATTATATCTTCCCCTGCCACAATTCTTCGGCTTTGGGACGACTTGGGAAGTGCCATG GATGAGAGTCAAGATGGCCACGATGGATCGTACATAGATTATTACATGAAAGAACACAAGGATTCTGCAGTCAAAGAAGCACGAGAGAAGGTTGTCGATATGATTTCAGATTCATGGAAAAGATTAAACAAGGAGTGTCTGATCTCTCCAAATCCATTTCCAGCAAAATTCAACGAGGCTTGTCTTAATATGGCAAGAATGGTGCCCTTGTTGTATAGTTATGACGACAACCATGGCCTCCCAAGCCTCGAGGAACATATGAAAACCGTGCTGTATGAAAGTGTGCCTATGTAG